A window of the Ostrea edulis chromosome 1, xbOstEdul1.1, whole genome shotgun sequence genome harbors these coding sequences:
- the LOC125660504 gene encoding transcription factor HES-1-like isoform X1 codes for MAPTESKDEIKKDVVHSSTGSPKKRVNKPMIERRRRERINECLNQLQSLIAQLDKEKPKVGKSNKLEKADILEMTVDFVKRSHPVLKEENENVAEKSTDSVQYKAGYEKCRNEIQNFLQTSENMSEDVKSTLLRHLQYNARNKSSESTDARATEQDIHPKSNATPSFANILPRVQSAIPAVPGSSASCHTTSQPPGNRNVFICNPGAPAYVLVPTATLCQSIPVNSQMTQTHDSPLNLVKSSRTQSEIVPNSPPQTTTMQLGSVVNGNQFVVIPQGNIPQVPNFMASSVVGGQSNVSPINAIQNLQGNFVCMPNLQMSLSSSQSDQDVWRPW; via the exons ATGGCACCAACGGAAAGTAAAGATGAGATAAAGAAAGATGTTGTTCACAGCTCGACGGGTTCGCCGAAGAAAAGG GTGAACAAGCCTATGATAGAGAGAAGACGGAGGGAAAGAATAAACGAATGCCTAAACCAACTTCAGTCTTTGATAGCTCAGCTGGATAAGGAGAAACCAAAG GTGGGAAAGTCTAATAAGTTGGAGAAAGCTGACATTTTGGAAATGACTGTCGACTTTGTCAAGCGATCTCATCCAGTACTGAAAGAAG aaaatgaaaatgtggcCGAGAAATCGACGGATAGCGTGCAATACAAAGCAGGGTATGAAAAATGTCGGAATGAGATCCAGAATTTTCTACAGACTTCAGAAAACATGTCGGAAGATGTAAAATCGACTTTACTCCGACACCTACAATATAATGCGAGGAATAAATCATCAGAATCGACGGACGCCAGAGCAACAGAACAAGATATCCATCCTAAAAGTAACGCGACTCCTTCCTTTGCCAATATCCTTCCGCGTGTACAAAGTGCGATTCCTGCAGTTCCGGGTTCATCAGCGTCCTGTCATACAACAAGTCAACCTCCAGGaaatagaaatgtttttatCTGTAATCCTGGTGCTCCAGCCTACGTACTTGTACCTACGGCTACACTTTGTCAATCCATACCTGTAAACTCTCAGATGACCCAGACGCACGATTCACCTTTGAACTTAGTAAAGTCATCAAGAACCCAAAGTGAAATAGTCCCCAATAGTCCACCCCAGACAACCACAATGCAACTTGGATCTGTAGTGAATGGAAACCAATTTGTTGTCATTCCACAGGGAAATATTCCACAGGTTCCGAACTTCATGGCGTCCTCAGTGGTAGGAGGACAATCAAATGTATCGCCCATTAATGCAATTCAAAACTTACAAGGCAACTTTGTGTGTATGCCCAATCTGCAGATGTCGCTGTCCTCTTCTCAGTCTGACCAGGACGTTTGGCGGCCGTGGTGA
- the LOC125660504 gene encoding transcription factor HES-1-like isoform X2, translating to MGVGLTDGENGVLFSLILHRRALPICCNFTPTNGNVGKSNKLEKADILEMTVDFVKRSHPVLKEENENVAEKSTDSVQYKAGYEKCRNEIQNFLQTSENMSEDVKSTLLRHLQYNARNKSSESTDARATEQDIHPKSNATPSFANILPRVQSAIPAVPGSSASCHTTSQPPGNRNVFICNPGAPAYVLVPTATLCQSIPVNSQMTQTHDSPLNLVKSSRTQSEIVPNSPPQTTTMQLGSVVNGNQFVVIPQGNIPQVPNFMASSVVGGQSNVSPINAIQNLQGNFVCMPNLQMSLSSSQSDQDVWRPW from the exons ATGGGAGTTGGCTTAACAGACGGAGAAAATGGAGTGTTGTTCTCTTTGATTCTACACAGACGTGCCTTACCAATATGCTGCAATTTTACACCGACAAATGGAAAT GTGGGAAAGTCTAATAAGTTGGAGAAAGCTGACATTTTGGAAATGACTGTCGACTTTGTCAAGCGATCTCATCCAGTACTGAAAGAAG aaaatgaaaatgtggcCGAGAAATCGACGGATAGCGTGCAATACAAAGCAGGGTATGAAAAATGTCGGAATGAGATCCAGAATTTTCTACAGACTTCAGAAAACATGTCGGAAGATGTAAAATCGACTTTACTCCGACACCTACAATATAATGCGAGGAATAAATCATCAGAATCGACGGACGCCAGAGCAACAGAACAAGATATCCATCCTAAAAGTAACGCGACTCCTTCCTTTGCCAATATCCTTCCGCGTGTACAAAGTGCGATTCCTGCAGTTCCGGGTTCATCAGCGTCCTGTCATACAACAAGTCAACCTCCAGGaaatagaaatgtttttatCTGTAATCCTGGTGCTCCAGCCTACGTACTTGTACCTACGGCTACACTTTGTCAATCCATACCTGTAAACTCTCAGATGACCCAGACGCACGATTCACCTTTGAACTTAGTAAAGTCATCAAGAACCCAAAGTGAAATAGTCCCCAATAGTCCACCCCAGACAACCACAATGCAACTTGGATCTGTAGTGAATGGAAACCAATTTGTTGTCATTCCACAGGGAAATATTCCACAGGTTCCGAACTTCATGGCGTCCTCAGTGGTAGGAGGACAATCAAATGTATCGCCCATTAATGCAATTCAAAACTTACAAGGCAACTTTGTGTGTATGCCCAATCTGCAGATGTCGCTGTCCTCTTCTCAGTCTGACCAGGACGTTTGGCGGCCGTGGTGA